In Fibrobacter sp. UWEL, the following proteins share a genomic window:
- the yidC gene encoding membrane protein insertase YidC codes for MNKNTLVGTILVVAIMVAWFGFGLSGKQAPAKEAPAAPAAVAAPQSETLAPAAPAAVAAAPAAVAPATADSAASDSAAAAPVKVIEPRTIVVETEKFIMTLTNKGGKVQSVVAKVLPDSTGAFPELIQDTNLGALNLKLGAFDLGSVLFDAGDAPEKIVVESDTTVQFVFTEGNSKVIRSFGFTKDGVAVRQVNKFVGFQPRGYELAMDGGLKETEVIPSGRSLGGNSYFFSEIIYNNTKNVEREMNKDGVLENETGRVSWAGLRRKYIAMTMQFDTPVAASISATPMKVLENDADPGTYKLTLRDEVRSDSLAYNLMVLPLEWNQLESLDKDYEKVIVSGWRWCGADVWFVWICKMLLKLLNLFYSIIPNYGIAIIIVTFIVRGITTPFTVKQMKSTGAMSKLKPQLDEINVKYRSDPQKKQAAIMELYQKNGVNPMASCTGGCLPMFFQMPIFMGLFFVLGRAIELRGQPAFLWISDLSRSDVVLSGFSIPFIMPAGLALLPIIMVITTYFQTKVTMGSNAGMDPAQAKMMTWMMPAMMFLFSAVMPSGLVLYWIVSNIWSIAQYKIIRRDQNGSNTSKTVKGKKVQDAQIVK; via the coding sequence ATGAACAAGAATACCCTCGTCGGAACCATCCTGGTCGTAGCGATCATGGTTGCCTGGTTTGGCTTTGGCCTTTCCGGAAAGCAGGCTCCCGCTAAAGAAGCTCCGGCAGCCCCTGCTGCTGTCGCTGCTCCCCAGAGCGAGACCTTGGCTCCTGCAGCACCCGCTGCTGTTGCTGCTGCGCCTGCAGCTGTAGCACCTGCTACCGCTGATTCCGCAGCCTCCGATTCTGCAGCTGCAGCACCGGTCAAGGTGATTGAACCTCGTACCATCGTGGTGGAAACTGAAAAGTTCATCATGACTCTTACCAACAAGGGCGGTAAGGTCCAGAGTGTTGTGGCTAAGGTTCTTCCTGATTCCACCGGCGCTTTCCCGGAACTGATTCAGGATACCAACCTGGGTGCTTTGAACTTGAAGCTTGGCGCCTTTGACCTGGGCTCCGTTCTGTTTGACGCTGGCGATGCTCCCGAGAAGATTGTGGTGGAATCCGATACTACCGTTCAGTTTGTCTTTACGGAAGGCAACAGCAAGGTGATTCGTTCCTTCGGCTTTACTAAGGATGGTGTTGCTGTTCGTCAGGTAAACAAGTTTGTTGGCTTCCAGCCCCGCGGTTATGAACTGGCCATGGACGGTGGCCTGAAGGAAACGGAAGTGATTCCCTCCGGCAGAAGCCTGGGTGGCAACTCCTACTTCTTTAGCGAAATCATCTATAACAACACCAAGAACGTTGAACGTGAAATGAACAAGGATGGCGTACTGGAAAACGAAACCGGTCGCGTCAGCTGGGCAGGTCTTCGTCGCAAGTACATCGCCATGACCATGCAGTTCGATACTCCGGTGGCCGCTTCCATTAGCGCTACCCCCATGAAGGTTCTTGAAAACGATGCTGATCCGGGTACTTACAAGCTTACTCTCCGCGACGAAGTTCGTTCCGACTCCCTGGCATACAACCTGATGGTTCTCCCTCTGGAATGGAACCAGCTGGAATCTCTGGACAAGGACTACGAGAAGGTGATTGTCAGTGGTTGGCGCTGGTGCGGTGCTGATGTGTGGTTTGTCTGGATTTGCAAGATGTTGCTGAAACTCTTGAACCTGTTCTACAGCATCATTCCTAACTATGGTATTGCCATCATTATCGTGACCTTCATTGTCCGCGGTATCACCACTCCGTTTACTGTCAAGCAGATGAAGTCTACGGGTGCCATGAGCAAGCTGAAGCCCCAGCTGGACGAAATCAACGTGAAGTATCGTAGCGATCCTCAGAAGAAGCAGGCCGCTATTATGGAACTGTACCAGAAAAATGGCGTGAACCCCATGGCTAGCTGCACCGGTGGCTGCTTGCCCATGTTCTTCCAGATGCCGATCTTTATGGGCTTGTTCTTCGTGCTGGGTCGCGCTATTGAACTGCGCGGTCAGCCCGCCTTCCTGTGGATCTCTGACTTGAGCCGTAGTGACGTGGTGCTGAGCGGTTTCAGCATTCCGTTCATCATGCCTGCGGGTCTTGCCCTGCTCCCCATCATCATGGTGATCACTACCTATTTCCAGACCAAGGTGACCATGGGCTCTAATGCCGGTATGGATCCTGCCCAGGCCAAGATGATGACCTGGATGATGCCCGCCATGATGTTCCTGTTCAGTGCTGTGATGCCCTCTGGCTTGGTGCTCTACTGGATCGTTTCCAACATCTGGAGCATTGCCCAGTACAAGATTATCCGTCGCGATCAGAATGGTTCCAACACCAGCAAGACCGTGAAAGGTAAGAAAGTTCAGGATGCACAGATCGTCAAGTAA
- the yidD gene encoding membrane protein insertion efficiency factor YidD, with the protein MQTPPTRMDKIRNMARGMMIAPIRLYQVIHPYFFHGVCRFQPTCSQYAIEAIRVHGILKGFYLAVFRILRCNPFCKGGYDPVPPKKERR; encoded by the coding sequence ATGCAGACTCCGCCAACCAGAATGGATAAGATCCGTAATATGGCTAGGGGCATGATGATTGCGCCTATCCGTCTTTACCAGGTTATTCATCCTTATTTTTTCCATGGCGTCTGTAGGTTTCAACCGACCTGTTCTCAGTATGCAATTGAGGCTATCCGGGTACACGGAATCCTCAAAGGTTTCTATCTTGCGGTTTTTAGAATTTTAAGGTGTAACCCCTTCTGCAAAGGCGGTTACGATCCCGTACCTCCTAAAAAGGAAAGAAGATGA
- a CDS encoding ribonuclease P protein component: MASLRSYRLPNQPAYRQVAVQGKYVRGSSFSMRWIDSPDGFCRFCFLAKKKNGNAVYRNRCRRLLRPLFYGMVPHISKPVWAMIIVNDKAEEVTSERFRETAEKIFKKMEWSQNADSANQNG; the protein is encoded by the coding sequence GTGGCCAGTCTACGTTCTTATAGGCTGCCCAACCAGCCCGCTTACCGGCAAGTAGCCGTCCAGGGAAAGTACGTCCGCGGTTCATCGTTTTCGATGAGGTGGATTGACAGTCCGGACGGTTTTTGTCGTTTCTGCTTTTTAGCAAAAAAGAAAAACGGCAACGCCGTTTACCGCAACAGGTGCCGCAGGTTATTGCGACCGCTGTTTTATGGGATGGTTCCCCATATTTCAAAGCCCGTCTGGGCGATGATCATCGTGAACGATAAGGCCGAAGAAGTGACTTCGGAACGGTTCCGCGAAACAGCCGAAAAAATCTTCAAGAAAATGGAATGGAGCCAGAATGCAGACTCCGCCAACCAGAATGGATAA